One segment of Tamandua tetradactyla isolate mTamTet1 chromosome 13, mTamTet1.pri, whole genome shotgun sequence DNA contains the following:
- the SFR1 gene encoding swi5-dependent recombination DNA repair protein 1 homolog isoform X2: protein MESPSDSAVTLSTMSQDYEDQSPHTNSSRQQPMSATLRERLRKTRSSFHSSYSVVKRLKVENDENDQNFSKKPASSTEENCLEFQESFKDIDSEFEESTYLKNTFKNINTCESKSLDLGSCVALQNDFVSENHPKQGFKEEKTKLLKQVEEKEDLLRRLKLVKMYRSKNDLSQLQLLIKKWRNCSQLLLYELQSAMSVENRKLSLTHLIDHYGLDDKLLHYNRSEEEFLDFNL from the exons ATGGAAAGTCCATCAGACTCAGCTGTGACGTTATCTACTATGTCACAGGACTATGAGGATCAGTCTCCCCATACCAATAGTTCAAGGCAACAA CCCATGAGTGCAACACTTAGAGAACGATTAAGGAAGACAAGAtcttcatttcattcttcttatagcGTGGTAAAACGTCTTAAAGTAGAGAATGATGAAAATGATCAGAACTTTTCCAAGAAACCAGCATCTTCAACAGAAGAAAACTGTTTGGAATTTCAGGAAAGTTTTAAAGACATAGACAGTGAATTTGAAGAAAGcacatatttgaaaaataccTTCAAGAATATCAATACATGTGAATCTAAGTCACTTGATTTGGGGTCATGCGTTGCTCTCCAAAATGATTTTGTGAGTGAGAATCACCCTAAACAAggattcaaagaagaaaaaacaaaattgttgAAGCAGGTTGAGGAGAAAGAAGACCTTCTTCGAAGGCTAAAACTAGTCAAAATGTATAGATCAAAG aatGACCTGTCTCAATTACAACTGTTAATAAAGAAGTGGAGAAACTGTAGCCAGCTGTTGCTTTATGAGTTGCAGTCAGCTATGTCTGTGGAGAACAGGAAACTAAGTCTTACTCACTTGATAGACCACTATGGGTTAGATGATAAATTGCTGCATTATAATAGAAGTGAAGAAgaatttttagattttaatttataa
- the SFR1 gene encoding swi5-dependent recombination DNA repair protein 1 homolog isoform X1, with protein MPLFEETNVNQDFFYKMESPSDSAVTLSTMSQDYEDQSPHTNSSRQQPMSATLRERLRKTRSSFHSSYSVVKRLKVENDENDQNFSKKPASSTEENCLEFQESFKDIDSEFEESTYLKNTFKNINTCESKSLDLGSCVALQNDFVSENHPKQGFKEEKTKLLKQVEEKEDLLRRLKLVKMYRSKNDLSQLQLLIKKWRNCSQLLLYELQSAMSVENRKLSLTHLIDHYGLDDKLLHYNRSEEEFLDFNL; from the exons ATGCCTTTGTTTGAGGAAACAAAT gTAAACCAGGATTTCTTCTACAAGATGGAAAGTCCATCAGACTCAGCTGTGACGTTATCTACTATGTCACAGGACTATGAGGATCAGTCTCCCCATACCAATAGTTCAAGGCAACAA CCCATGAGTGCAACACTTAGAGAACGATTAAGGAAGACAAGAtcttcatttcattcttcttatagcGTGGTAAAACGTCTTAAAGTAGAGAATGATGAAAATGATCAGAACTTTTCCAAGAAACCAGCATCTTCAACAGAAGAAAACTGTTTGGAATTTCAGGAAAGTTTTAAAGACATAGACAGTGAATTTGAAGAAAGcacatatttgaaaaataccTTCAAGAATATCAATACATGTGAATCTAAGTCACTTGATTTGGGGTCATGCGTTGCTCTCCAAAATGATTTTGTGAGTGAGAATCACCCTAAACAAggattcaaagaagaaaaaacaaaattgttgAAGCAGGTTGAGGAGAAAGAAGACCTTCTTCGAAGGCTAAAACTAGTCAAAATGTATAGATCAAAG aatGACCTGTCTCAATTACAACTGTTAATAAAGAAGTGGAGAAACTGTAGCCAGCTGTTGCTTTATGAGTTGCAGTCAGCTATGTCTGTGGAGAACAGGAAACTAAGTCTTACTCACTTGATAGACCACTATGGGTTAGATGATAAATTGCTGCATTATAATAGAAGTGAAGAAgaatttttagattttaatttataa